A window from Aliamphritea hakodatensis encodes these proteins:
- a CDS encoding efflux RND transporter periplasmic adaptor subunit, which translates to MMRAVKNFSLVLVGAVLGTAAATAVVPYVKSQFGMADMAGDSSSDTQEPLYWVAPMDPNYRRDKPGLSPMGMELVPFYAEEKTSKPKEPLYWVAPMDPNFRKDKPGLSPMGMDLVPFYGDEGGGDSGPGTVSISSEVVNNLGVRTASAMVSPLEFKVNTVGYVQYNQDEMVHVHPRVEGWLEKVYVKSAGETVAKDQPLYELYSPELVNAQEELLFALSRKDRRLIRAAERRLSALQVPEAAVKVLKKTRKVVQTVTFHAPMSGVVENFAMQEGFFVKPGKMLMSIASLDEVWIEAEVFERQANLVKQGAPVTIRLDYLPGKIWQGKVDYVYPALDKMNRTLRVRIRFPNPDLLLKPNMYAQVVIGNLADKPVLNIPREALIRVGDSDRVVLALGEGRYKSVNVVAGRNDGNRVEILEGIGENEQVVTSAQFLLDSESSKTSDFKRMHQPASMSADMKMNMSNDGQTMPVSMVSEAPATKIWATARVNKLLANGRRVNLKHGAVESWGWPPANMNLGLAETVSSKELSPGMDIAIEITRTVAGIYVITDVELPDNIGLPVVQEK; encoded by the coding sequence ATGATGCGTGCAGTTAAAAATTTCAGTTTAGTGTTGGTGGGGGCGGTGCTCGGAACTGCCGCGGCCACGGCGGTGGTACCTTATGTGAAAAGTCAGTTCGGTATGGCTGATATGGCGGGAGATTCTTCCTCTGATACTCAGGAACCTTTGTACTGGGTAGCTCCAATGGACCCGAATTATCGGCGGGATAAGCCGGGGTTGTCTCCCATGGGAATGGAGCTGGTGCCGTTTTATGCAGAAGAGAAAACTTCGAAGCCTAAAGAGCCACTGTACTGGGTGGCGCCGATGGACCCTAATTTCCGGAAAGATAAACCGGGATTGTCTCCGATGGGGATGGATCTGGTGCCGTTTTACGGTGATGAAGGAGGCGGTGACAGCGGGCCGGGCACCGTCAGCATTTCATCTGAAGTGGTGAATAACCTGGGGGTGAGGACTGCATCAGCCATGGTATCGCCACTGGAGTTTAAGGTGAATACCGTGGGGTACGTGCAGTACAACCAGGATGAAATGGTCCATGTGCATCCCCGGGTTGAAGGCTGGCTGGAAAAAGTTTACGTGAAATCCGCCGGCGAAACGGTGGCAAAAGATCAGCCGCTTTATGAGCTGTATTCTCCGGAACTGGTTAACGCGCAGGAAGAGCTGCTGTTTGCCTTATCCCGAAAAGACCGGCGTTTAATCAGGGCTGCTGAACGGCGTTTAAGTGCACTGCAGGTGCCGGAGGCCGCGGTTAAGGTCCTGAAAAAGACCCGTAAGGTTGTGCAGACGGTGACCTTTCATGCACCGATGTCCGGTGTGGTGGAAAATTTTGCCATGCAGGAAGGCTTCTTCGTTAAACCCGGAAAGATGCTGATGTCCATTGCGTCACTGGATGAGGTATGGATTGAAGCAGAAGTGTTCGAACGTCAGGCGAATCTGGTGAAGCAGGGCGCACCGGTGACCATCCGGCTGGATTATCTGCCGGGTAAAATCTGGCAGGGGAAGGTGGATTACGTGTATCCGGCGCTGGATAAAATGAACCGGACCCTGCGGGTGCGGATTCGTTTCCCGAACCCGGACCTGCTGCTGAAACCGAATATGTATGCACAGGTTGTGATCGGAAACCTTGCGGATAAGCCGGTTCTGAACATTCCCCGTGAAGCGCTGATCCGTGTCGGGGACAGTGACCGGGTGGTGCTGGCGTTAGGGGAAGGCCGGTACAAGTCAGTGAATGTTGTCGCCGGTCGGAATGACGGTAACCGGGTAGAAATTCTGGAAGGTATCGGGGAAAACGAACAGGTGGTGACATCTGCACAGTTCCTGCTGGATTCCGAGTCCAGTAAAACCTCAGATTTCAAACGTATGCATCAGCCGGCCTCCATGTCGGCAGACATGAAAATGAACATGTCAAATGATGGCCAGACCATGCCAGTGAGCATGGTGTCTGAAGCGCCTGCCACAAAGATCTGGGCCACCGCCCGGGTGAATAAGCTGCTGGCGAACGGCCGCCGGGTCAATCTGAAACATGGCGCGGTTGAAAGCTGGGGCTGGCCGCCTGCCAACATGAATCTTGGTTTGGCTGAGACGGTGTCTTCAAAAGAGTTAAGTCCGGGAATGGACATCGCCATTGAGATTACCCGCACGGTCGCAGGGATCTATGTCATCACTGATGTTGAGCTGCCGGATAACATTGGCCTGCCAGTGGTTCAGGAGAAATAA
- a CDS encoding efflux RND transporter permease subunit: MIEAIIRWAVGNRMFVLLATLMIVGGGLYSLKNTPLDAIPDLSDVQVIIKTSYPGQAPQVIEDQVTYPLTTAMLSVPGAVTVRGYSFFGDSYVYVIFDDDTDMYWARSRVLEYLNQVSLPENAKAQLGPDATGVGWIYLYALVDRTGQNDLSQLRSLQDWFLKYELQTVPGVSEVASLGGMVRQYQVRVDPDKLRAFNVPLAHIQTAIQRGNQEVGASVVEMAEAEYMVRASGYIQNRQDLENIPLGMNENGTPLLLKDVADIGIGPQMRRGVVELDGEGEVVGGVVVMRFGENAQQTIDGVKAKLESLRGSLPEGVEVVTVYDRSGLIERAVDNLWTKLMEEFAVVALVCMVFLFHVRSSLVAIFSLPVGILAAFIVMYIQGINANIMSLGGIAIAIGAMIDGAIVMIENMHKHMERTPLTKENRWKIVADSASEVGPALFFSLLIITVSFVPVFTLEAQEGRMFAPLAFTKTYAMAAAAALAITLVPVLMGYFIRGKVLPEHKNPVNRILSAVYLPGLKTVLNFPKLTLLVALGICALGVWPLDKIGSEFIPPLDEGDLMYMPTTYPGVSIGQARQILQQTDKMIRTVPEVKTVFGKVGRAETATDPAPLTMIETFIQLKPQSEWREGVTTDSLKKELDSLIKIPGITNAWVMPIKTRIDMLATGIKTPVGIKIAGPELSVIQDIGQQLEVVMKDIPGTASVYSERVAGGRYIKVDIQRQKAARYGLNIADVQQLVAAAIGGMNVSQTVEGLERYPINIRYPQSFRDSPEQLALLPIVTPMGQRIPLGDIARIYIEEGPPGIKSENARLNGWTFIDIEGVDVGSYVEKARKVVAENLDLPAGYSVNWSGQYEYMERAKEKLTYVIPLTLLIIVILLFINFRNFVEVAIIMGTLPLAMVGSIWLMYLEGFNFSVAVGVGFIALAGVAVEIGVIMLVYLNQAYQEMLADCRQQQCMPSEALLRSAVMQGAGLRVRPVMMTAAAIIAGLLPILYGTGTGSEVMSRIAAPMVGGMISAVILTLMVLPVVYFLWRKRAVNRMPAEAFITDARTAEVTESQLLG, encoded by the coding sequence ATGATAGAAGCAATTATTCGCTGGGCCGTGGGTAACCGGATGTTTGTGTTGCTGGCCACCCTGATGATTGTCGGGGGCGGTCTTTATTCACTGAAAAACACCCCGCTGGATGCGATTCCGGATCTGTCGGATGTACAGGTGATTATAAAAACCAGTTATCCCGGACAGGCCCCTCAGGTCATTGAAGATCAGGTAACGTATCCGCTGACAACGGCCATGCTGTCTGTGCCCGGGGCGGTTACCGTGCGGGGCTATTCATTTTTTGGCGACTCTTATGTGTATGTGATCTTTGATGATGATACGGACATGTACTGGGCTCGCAGTCGGGTGCTGGAATATCTGAACCAGGTATCCCTCCCGGAAAATGCCAAAGCGCAGCTGGGACCGGATGCGACCGGCGTGGGCTGGATATACCTTTATGCGCTGGTTGACCGCACCGGCCAGAATGACCTCAGCCAGTTACGCAGTCTGCAGGACTGGTTTCTGAAGTATGAGCTGCAAACCGTACCGGGGGTGTCGGAAGTGGCTTCACTTGGCGGCATGGTGCGCCAGTATCAGGTGCGGGTTGATCCGGATAAGTTACGTGCTTTCAATGTACCGCTGGCGCATATTCAGACGGCCATTCAGCGGGGCAATCAGGAAGTTGGCGCGTCGGTAGTTGAGATGGCCGAAGCGGAGTATATGGTCCGGGCATCCGGCTATATTCAGAACCGGCAGGATCTGGAAAACATTCCGCTGGGTATGAATGAGAACGGCACGCCACTGCTGTTAAAAGATGTGGCGGACATCGGTATTGGCCCACAAATGCGCCGTGGTGTCGTCGAATTGGACGGCGAAGGTGAAGTGGTGGGTGGCGTAGTGGTGATGCGCTTTGGCGAGAATGCTCAGCAAACCATCGATGGCGTGAAAGCCAAACTGGAATCCCTGCGTGGGAGTTTGCCTGAAGGGGTTGAAGTGGTGACCGTGTATGACCGTTCAGGGTTGATTGAACGGGCGGTGGATAACCTCTGGACCAAACTGATGGAAGAATTCGCCGTGGTGGCGCTGGTCTGCATGGTGTTTCTGTTTCATGTGCGCTCATCTCTGGTGGCCATTTTCAGCCTGCCGGTGGGCATTCTGGCGGCCTTTATTGTCATGTATATCCAGGGCATTAACGCCAATATTATGTCTCTGGGGGGCATCGCCATTGCCATTGGTGCCATGATAGACGGTGCCATCGTGATGATTGAAAATATGCACAAGCATATGGAGCGTACACCGCTGACGAAGGAAAACCGCTGGAAAATCGTGGCGGATTCAGCCAGTGAAGTGGGGCCGGCACTGTTTTTCAGCCTGCTGATTATCACGGTCAGCTTCGTGCCTGTGTTTACCCTGGAAGCGCAGGAAGGGCGGATGTTTGCCCCGCTGGCGTTTACCAAGACCTACGCCATGGCAGCGGCAGCGGCGCTGGCGATTACGCTGGTGCCGGTATTAATGGGGTACTTTATTCGTGGCAAAGTGTTGCCTGAGCATAAAAATCCGGTTAACCGGATACTCTCCGCGGTGTACCTGCCGGGGCTGAAAACCGTGCTTAACTTCCCTAAGCTGACGTTGCTGGTTGCGCTGGGCATCTGTGCGCTGGGCGTCTGGCCGCTGGATAAGATTGGCAGTGAATTTATCCCGCCACTGGATGAAGGGGACCTGATGTATATGCCGACGACCTATCCCGGGGTGTCTATCGGGCAGGCCCGGCAGATCCTGCAACAGACCGATAAGATGATCCGTACTGTGCCGGAAGTGAAGACGGTGTTCGGTAAGGTCGGCCGGGCGGAAACCGCCACGGACCCGGCACCGCTGACCATGATTGAAACCTTCATTCAGCTGAAACCTCAGTCTGAATGGCGTGAAGGTGTGACCACCGATAGCCTGAAGAAAGAGCTGGACAGCCTGATCAAGATACCGGGCATTACCAATGCCTGGGTGATGCCGATTAAAACCCGGATCGATATGCTGGCGACCGGGATTAAAACCCCGGTGGGGATCAAGATTGCAGGCCCTGAGCTGAGTGTGATTCAGGATATCGGCCAGCAACTGGAAGTGGTCATGAAGGACATCCCGGGGACCGCTTCGGTATATTCCGAACGGGTGGCCGGCGGCCGTTATATTAAAGTGGACATTCAGCGACAGAAAGCGGCCCGCTACGGGCTGAATATTGCTGATGTACAGCAGCTTGTCGCGGCGGCAATTGGCGGTATGAATGTTTCCCAAACGGTTGAAGGGCTGGAACGTTACCCGATTAATATCCGATATCCGCAGAGTTTCCGTGACTCACCGGAACAGCTGGCGTTACTGCCAATTGTTACGCCGATGGGACAACGGATTCCGCTGGGGGATATCGCCCGTATTTATATCGAAGAAGGCCCGCCGGGCATTAAGAGCGAAAATGCCCGCCTTAACGGCTGGACTTTCATTGATATTGAAGGCGTCGATGTCGGCAGCTATGTGGAAAAAGCCCGCAAGGTGGTTGCGGAAAATCTGGATTTACCGGCGGGTTATTCTGTCAACTGGTCCGGACAGTATGAGTACATGGAGCGGGCCAAGGAAAAACTGACCTATGTGATCCCGCTGACCTTGCTGATCATTGTGATTTTACTGTTCATTAATTTCCGTAACTTCGTTGAGGTGGCCATCATCATGGGAACCTTGCCACTGGCAATGGTAGGCAGTATCTGGCTGATGTATCTGGAAGGTTTTAACTTTTCAGTGGCGGTGGGGGTTGGCTTTATTGCGCTGGCCGGCGTCGCGGTGGAAATCGGCGTCATCATGCTGGTCTATCTGAATCAGGCGTATCAGGAGATGCTGGCTGACTGTCGTCAGCAACAGTGTATGCCCAGCGAAGCCTTGTTGCGCAGTGCCGTCATGCAGGGGGCGGGGCTGCGGGTCCGCCCGGTAATGATGACTGCTGCGGCGATTATTGCCGGCCTGTTACCGATTCTCTATGGCACCGGCACTGGTTCAGAAGTGATGAGCCGTATTGCTGCGCCTATGGTAGGAGGGATGATCAGTGCGGTTATCCTGACACTGATGGTGTTGCCGGTGGTGTATTTCCTGTGGCGCAAGCGGGCAGTGAACCGAATGCCGGCTGAGGCGTTTATCACAGATGCCCGCACGGCGGAGGTTACCGAGTCGCAATTGCTGGGTTAA